The following coding sequences lie in one Phalacrocorax aristotelis chromosome 4, bGulAri2.1, whole genome shotgun sequence genomic window:
- the CFAP96 gene encoding cilia-and flagella-associated protein 96 isoform X1 — protein sequence MPAEGKSDMERIGLFSEMGYVTIGDKYVSHYMRPFNEAASKNRQMLPGGTKTLSALQAGYFEPQFVRIFDGEAYANPVQLRRRYRLAESKKNLGKAFLPSNGDKLPGCMIMYFADQFMTYCQKLIFKLVFKKTVFVTSDRCGLGSYYGTIGGSYAYFSPQLKARERYISPGKNFYTNPGKKGTGYGYANLTIGEQFPHEPDGYEVERINAKKAQEEHKRLVKGGPFKLNLYPQEYFDMNPYFNDKPLPPLKKPPPEKPIAPPFKPSSPAKKSGGMKGGTFDPYPSHSADPYVIKKSKAVTTNKERQIFHPPPGPKSKPVMSIINLNVIRSLNVKNYKTAQLTSY from the exons gcccTTTTAATGAAGCTGCAAGCAAGAACAGACAGATGTTACCTGGGGGAACCAAAACATTgtcagctctgcaggcaggttATTTTGAGCCTCAGTTTGTGAGGATTTTTGATGGTGAAGCTTATGCAAATCCTGTTCAGCTAAGGAGACGGTACAGGTTGGCagaatcaaagaaaaatttgggcaaagctttccttcccagTAATGGAGACAAATTGCC TGGCTGTATGATCATGTACTTTGCTGACCAGTTTATGACATACTGTCAAAAACTGATTTTCAAGttggtctttaaaaaaacagtcttCGTGACTTCAGACAG ATGTGGACTTGGCAGCTATTATGGAACCATAGGAGGTTCGTATGCATATTTCAGTCCACAGCTGAAAGCCAGAGAAAGATACATTTCACCTGGAAAGAATTTTTATACTAATCCAGGAAAGAAAGGAACTGGATATGG ttatGCAAACCTTACCATAGGTGAACAATTTCCACATGAGCCTGATGGGTATGAAGTAGAAAGAATAAATGCAAAG aaagcaCAAGAGGAACATAAGCGGCTGGTTAAAGGAGGGCCTTTCAAGTTAAATCTATATCCCCAGGAGTATTTTGACATGAATCCCTATTTTAATGACAAACCTTTGCCACCTCTGAAGAAACCACCTCCAGAGAAGCCAATTGCACCACCTTTCAAGCCAAGTTCTCCTGCTAAAAAG tcagggGGCATGAAAGGAGGCACATTTGATCCTTACCCAAGCCATTCTGCTGACCCTTACGTAATTAAAAAATCTAAGGCTGTCACAACTAATAAAGAACGACAGATTTTTCATCCTCCTCCTGGACCAAAAAGCAAACCTGTTATGAGcataataaatttaaatgtcATAAG aTCATTAAATGTAAAGAACTACAAGACTGCACAGCTGACATCTTATTAG